The following are encoded in a window of Mustela nigripes isolate SB6536 chromosome 1, MUSNIG.SB6536, whole genome shotgun sequence genomic DNA:
- the EPGN gene encoding epigen isoform X2, with translation MAFGVSISVYLLFKAMTALTAEVAVSGTPPITTQQSNWTVNKTEVDYTEGPIALKFSHPCLEDHNSYCINGVCAFHHELEKAICTCFTGYTGERCEHLTLTSYAVDSYEKYIAIGIGVGLLCLKLKSPYNICSRGRPL, from the exons ATGGCCTTCGGAGTCTCAATATCAGTCTATCTTTTATTCAAAG CAATGACAGCCCTGACTGCAGAGGTAGCCGTGTCGGGAACACCCCCAATCACAACCCAGCAAAGTAACTGGACAGTTAACAAAACGGAAG TTGACTACACAGAAGGACCCATAGCCTTGAAGTTCTCACATCCTTGCCTGGAAGACCACAATAGTTACTGCATCAATGGTGTTTGCGCATTCCACCATGAGCTGGAGAAAGCCATCTGCAC gtgttttaCTGGTTATACTGGAGAAAGGTGTGAGCACTTGACCTTAACTTCATACGCTGTGGATTCTTATGAAAAATACATTGCAATTGGGATTGGCGTTGGATTATT GTGTCTAAAATTGAAATCGCCTTACAACATCTGTTCCAGAGGAAGACCACTGTGA
- the EPGN gene encoding epigen isoform X3, which yields MAFGVSISVYLLFKVDYTEGPIALKFSHPCLEDHNSYCINGVCAFHHELEKAICTCFTGYTGERCEHLTLTSYAVDSYEKYIAIGIGVGLLLSGFLAIFYCYIRKRCLKLKSPYNICSRGRPL from the exons ATGGCCTTCGGAGTCTCAATATCAGTCTATCTTTTATTCAAAG TTGACTACACAGAAGGACCCATAGCCTTGAAGTTCTCACATCCTTGCCTGGAAGACCACAATAGTTACTGCATCAATGGTGTTTGCGCATTCCACCATGAGCTGGAGAAAGCCATCTGCAC gtgttttaCTGGTTATACTGGAGAAAGGTGTGAGCACTTGACCTTAACTTCATACGCTGTGGATTCTTATGAAAAATACATTGCAATTGGGATTGGCGTTGGATTATTGTTAAGTggttttcttgctattttttaCTGCTACATAAGAAAGag GTGTCTAAAATTGAAATCGCCTTACAACATCTGTTCCAGAGGAAGACCACTGTGA
- the EPGN gene encoding epigen isoform X1, translating to MAFGVSISVYLLFKAMTALTAEVAVSGTPPITTQQSNWTVNKTEVDYTEGPIALKFSHPCLEDHNSYCINGVCAFHHELEKAICTCFTGYTGERCEHLTLTSYAVDSYEKYIAIGIGVGLLLSGFLAIFYCYIRKRCLKLKSPYNICSRGRPL from the exons ATGGCCTTCGGAGTCTCAATATCAGTCTATCTTTTATTCAAAG CAATGACAGCCCTGACTGCAGAGGTAGCCGTGTCGGGAACACCCCCAATCACAACCCAGCAAAGTAACTGGACAGTTAACAAAACGGAAG TTGACTACACAGAAGGACCCATAGCCTTGAAGTTCTCACATCCTTGCCTGGAAGACCACAATAGTTACTGCATCAATGGTGTTTGCGCATTCCACCATGAGCTGGAGAAAGCCATCTGCAC gtgttttaCTGGTTATACTGGAGAAAGGTGTGAGCACTTGACCTTAACTTCATACGCTGTGGATTCTTATGAAAAATACATTGCAATTGGGATTGGCGTTGGATTATTGTTAAGTggttttcttgctattttttaCTGCTACATAAGAAAGag GTGTCTAAAATTGAAATCGCCTTACAACATCTGTTCCAGAGGAAGACCACTGTGA